One stretch of Streptomyces hygroscopicus DNA includes these proteins:
- a CDS encoding AsnC family transcriptional regulator: MTHQALVDTIDDLDRCVIAALQLNGRAPWCAVARWVGTSETTAQRRYKALRERGVLRVVGTLELDRTREGSSMLVRVQARPGRGLDLADQLAVSPDVRFLAVVTGAADLIVDFVARDNEEMMRMLFTDLPGADLITSTEAVAVIRAFTSASMWDTGLLPAEAAADLRPASLASSCDRDDWDGAPKALTGLEQEVVAALKEDGRAQVSALSRLLGHTEAGIARAMDRLISRGILQFRTLVEPALLGYDAEFMVWLSIEPDRLEAAGRQLARHPGTKFLGAATGRFNLVGHMVLPRRTDLLRYTSEVIGALPGLIASDVTLHLATLKYSWHRMVRTV, translated from the coding sequence ATGACCCACCAAGCACTCGTGGACACCATCGATGACCTGGACCGTTGCGTGATCGCGGCGCTCCAGCTCAACGGTCGTGCCCCGTGGTGCGCGGTAGCCCGCTGGGTGGGTACCAGCGAGACGACCGCCCAGCGGCGCTACAAGGCCCTGCGCGAGCGGGGAGTGCTGCGGGTCGTCGGCACGCTGGAGCTGGACCGCACCCGGGAGGGCTCGTCCATGCTCGTCCGGGTGCAGGCCAGGCCCGGTCGCGGGCTGGACCTCGCGGATCAGCTCGCCGTCAGCCCGGACGTGCGCTTCCTGGCCGTCGTCACCGGCGCCGCCGATCTCATCGTCGATTTCGTTGCCCGTGACAACGAGGAGATGATGCGGATGCTCTTCACCGACCTGCCCGGGGCCGACCTGATCACCAGCACCGAGGCGGTCGCCGTCATCCGTGCGTTCACCTCCGCGTCGATGTGGGACACCGGGCTGCTGCCCGCCGAGGCGGCCGCGGACCTGCGGCCCGCTTCTCTCGCGTCCTCCTGCGACCGCGACGACTGGGACGGGGCGCCAAAAGCGCTGACCGGTCTGGAGCAGGAGGTCGTGGCGGCTCTCAAGGAGGACGGCCGGGCCCAGGTCAGCGCCCTGTCCCGGCTCCTGGGCCACACCGAGGCCGGTATCGCACGGGCCATGGACCGGCTCATCTCCCGCGGCATCCTGCAGTTCCGGACGCTGGTCGAACCGGCCCTGCTCGGGTACGACGCGGAGTTCATGGTGTGGCTGTCGATCGAGCCCGACCGGCTCGAAGCCGCGGGGCGGCAGCTCGCCCGCCATCCGGGAACCAAGTTCCTGGGCGCGGCGACCGGGCGTTTCAACCTCGTCGGACACATGGTTCTGCCCCGTCGCACCGATCTGCTCCGCTACACCAGTGAGGTCATCGGGGCGCTGCCCGGGCTGATCGCCTCCGACGTGACGTTGCACCTCGCCACCCTGAAGTACTCCTGGCACCGGATGGTCCGCACCGTCTGA
- a CDS encoding transporter, with product MNTGSATPTGPLRQDGAVPATSRLSGAQRKAIVAGTIGNTVEWVDWALYSIFAKIIADEFFPKSDGAVALLSTLAVFAVGFVMRPVGAAVLGAYADRHGRKKGMTLTVGLMAAAGFVIAITPSYETIGIASPLLLLVARLVQGFSAGGEFGSSSAFLVESAARGRRAFAGSWQQVSVAGGVLVASLLGTLATSTLSEDALHSWGWRVAFILGGLLGLVGLWLRVSVADTDSFAQVQGSGRTRTNPVKAMFVEHPGAALRVAGITVAGTLTYYIWVNYLPTYANLTTGIPLKTALLSQTLCLVVFVVALPFVGVVSDRLGRKPTMAGFAGGFVVLAWPLLHLLSNSFLSLFLVQLVGMLLILGYSANCAVIMAEQFPPEVRATGIALPYALAVALFGGTAPYLTTWMHESGHSDLLWIYVSAASLISLVVYLTMPETKDKEFS from the coding sequence ATGAACACCGGATCCGCCACGCCCACCGGCCCCCTGCGCCAGGACGGCGCCGTCCCCGCCACGTCCCGGCTCAGCGGCGCCCAGCGCAAGGCCATCGTCGCCGGGACCATCGGCAACACCGTCGAATGGGTCGACTGGGCCCTGTACTCCATCTTCGCCAAGATCATCGCCGATGAGTTCTTCCCGAAGAGCGACGGCGCGGTGGCCCTGCTGTCCACGCTCGCCGTCTTCGCCGTCGGGTTCGTGATGCGCCCGGTCGGTGCCGCCGTCCTCGGCGCCTACGCCGACCGCCACGGGCGCAAGAAGGGCATGACCCTCACGGTCGGCCTGATGGCCGCCGCCGGCTTCGTCATCGCGATCACCCCTTCCTACGAGACCATCGGCATCGCCTCGCCGCTGCTCCTGCTGGTCGCCCGGCTGGTGCAGGGCTTCTCCGCCGGTGGCGAGTTCGGCTCGTCCTCCGCGTTCCTCGTCGAGTCGGCGGCCCGTGGCAGGCGCGCGTTCGCCGGGTCCTGGCAGCAGGTGTCGGTCGCCGGCGGTGTGCTCGTCGCCTCCCTCCTGGGCACACTCGCCACTTCGACACTGAGCGAGGACGCCCTGCACTCCTGGGGCTGGCGTGTGGCGTTCATCCTCGGTGGCCTGCTCGGACTGGTCGGCCTGTGGCTGCGGGTCTCGGTGGCGGACACCGACTCCTTCGCCCAGGTGCAGGGCTCCGGCCGCACCCGCACCAATCCCGTCAAGGCCATGTTCGTGGAGCACCCCGGGGCCGCCCTGCGCGTCGCCGGTATCACGGTGGCGGGCACCCTCACCTACTACATCTGGGTCAACTACCTTCCCACGTACGCGAATCTGACCACCGGCATCCCTCTGAAGACCGCGCTGCTGTCCCAGACGCTGTGTCTGGTCGTCTTCGTCGTCGCGTTGCCGTTCGTGGGCGTGGTCTCGGACCGGCTGGGGCGCAAGCCGACCATGGCGGGGTTCGCGGGCGGCTTCGTCGTCCTGGCCTGGCCCCTGCTGCACCTGCTGAGCAACAGTTTCCTCAGCCTGTTCCTGGTCCAGCTCGTCGGCATGCTGCTGATCCTCGGCTACTCCGCCAACTGCGCCGTCATCATGGCCGAGCAGTTCCCACCGGAGGTGCGCGCCACCGGTATCGCCCTGCCGTACGCCCTGGCCGTCGCGCTCTTCGGCGGCACCGCGCCCTATCTGACGACGTGGATGCACGAGAGCGGCCACAGCGACCTGCTGTGGATCTACGTATCGGCGGCCTCACTGATCTCCCTCGTGGTCTACCTCACGATGCCGGAGACCAAGGACAAGGAGTTCAGCTGA
- a CDS encoding pyridoxamine 5'-phosphate oxidase: MHPMHPMHPTHPTGIVRRQAAERRRDTLDRLVAERDVWVSTGHPERGPHQVPLWFLWDGQAVWMCTGATSVTARNVREEPRVRLALPDTFDVVLLQGEAECFPDQEVPADAAEAFTAKFGWDPRAEEGPFLYVRVVPKTVLAWRGEPELRGRAIMRDGTWQE; encoded by the coding sequence ATGCACCCCATGCACCCCATGCACCCCACGCATCCCACGGGAATCGTTCGTCGCCAGGCGGCGGAGCGAAGGCGCGACACTCTGGACCGGCTCGTCGCCGAGCGGGATGTATGGGTGTCGACGGGGCATCCTGAGCGCGGACCGCACCAGGTGCCGCTGTGGTTCTTGTGGGATGGGCAGGCCGTTTGGATGTGCACCGGCGCCACTTCGGTGACGGCGCGGAACGTCCGCGAGGAGCCGCGTGTGCGCCTGGCACTGCCGGACACCTTCGATGTGGTGCTGCTCCAAGGGGAGGCGGAGTGCTTCCCGGATCAGGAGGTCCCCGCAGACGCGGCCGAGGCATTCACCGCCAAGTTCGGGTGGGACCCTCGCGCGGAGGAGGGGCCCTTTCTCTACGTCCGCGTGGTGCCGAAGACGGTGCTCGCCTGGCGCGGCGAGCCGGAACTACGCGGGAGAGCCATCATGCGCGACGGGACGTGGCAGGAGTAG
- a CDS encoding MerR family transcriptional regulator, producing MLIGEVARHSGVSARMLRHYDALGLVRPTGRTVGGYREYSAEDVSRIFHVESLRSLGLSLKQIGRALDDPAFTPSALVSDLIQWTEDRLAREAELLERLRAIDASAPTGWQDVLRIVELMQGLNSTSAARRQQAVLARPGDVSVPAELLAGAVLAESDPNVAGALRWALARSGGDGVATLAAGVHSEDVDIRRRAVLAIAEMSEAPGATAALADALGDPDPTVRRQAALASGRRGVTAAVPTLVGMVVEGSNDVDAAEVLGTLSQDPECADRIMTALADELAAPTADSATRIRLAQALVELPGAAVREILRQLTHDDDRAVALVASSFVGLLEQRRQGRHKQGGHLVLSMDRPCLEEHMSAEHAHLPPGVEVIMTLPEAAARIPAGAEARTVRVTLPPGDPGAPPHRHPGPLYGIVTEGEILFELEGEAPRVLKAGDALFEPGGDVIHYQGANNLTDARSQLVVTMFAPPGTPVLTVVGPEELAERRHLRVAH from the coding sequence TTGCTGATCGGCGAGGTGGCCCGTCACTCGGGGGTGAGCGCCCGGATGCTCCGGCACTACGACGCCCTCGGGCTGGTGCGCCCGACCGGTCGCACCGTCGGCGGCTACCGCGAGTACTCCGCCGAGGACGTCAGCAGGATCTTCCACGTGGAGAGCCTGCGGTCCCTCGGGCTCTCGCTCAAGCAGATCGGGCGCGCGCTGGACGACCCGGCCTTCACCCCGTCCGCCCTGGTCAGCGACCTCATCCAATGGACGGAAGACCGCTTGGCGCGGGAAGCGGAGCTGCTCGAGCGGCTCCGCGCGATCGATGCGTCGGCGCCCACCGGCTGGCAGGACGTCCTGCGCATCGTCGAACTCATGCAGGGGCTCAACTCGACCAGCGCCGCGCGCAGGCAGCAGGCCGTCCTGGCCCGGCCGGGGGACGTGTCGGTTCCCGCCGAACTGCTGGCCGGGGCGGTCCTGGCCGAATCCGACCCCAATGTCGCGGGCGCCCTGCGCTGGGCCCTCGCCCGATCGGGCGGCGATGGCGTGGCGACGCTGGCCGCCGGTGTGCACTCGGAGGACGTCGACATCCGGCGGCGCGCGGTGCTGGCGATCGCCGAGATGTCCGAGGCCCCGGGCGCGACCGCGGCGCTTGCGGACGCGCTCGGCGACCCGGACCCGACGGTGCGCAGACAGGCCGCTCTGGCGTCGGGCAGGCGTGGCGTGACCGCGGCCGTGCCGACCCTCGTCGGCATGGTGGTCGAGGGCTCCAACGACGTCGACGCGGCAGAAGTCCTGGGAACGCTGTCCCAGGACCCCGAGTGCGCGGACCGGATCATGACCGCACTGGCCGACGAACTCGCCGCCCCCACCGCGGACTCCGCGACACGGATACGCCTGGCCCAGGCGCTGGTCGAGCTGCCGGGGGCCGCCGTGCGGGAGATCCTGCGCCAACTGACCCACGACGACGACCGCGCTGTCGCCCTTGTCGCCTCCTCCTTCGTCGGACTTCTCGAACAACGGAGGCAGGGCCGTCACAAACAGGGAGGCCATCTTGTCCTTTCTATGGACAGACCCTGTTTGGAGGAACACATGAGTGCTGAGCACGCACACCTGCCACCGGGCGTTGAGGTGATCATGACCCTGCCGGAGGCGGCGGCCCGCATCCCGGCCGGCGCCGAGGCCAGGACCGTCCGGGTCACCCTGCCGCCCGGTGACCCTGGCGCGCCGCCGCACCGGCACCCCGGACCGCTGTACGGCATCGTGACCGAGGGCGAGATCCTCTTCGAGCTGGAGGGGGAGGCGCCCCGGGTGCTCAAGGCTGGTGACGCCCTGTTCGAGCCCGGGGGAGACGTGATCCACTACCAGGGCGCCAACAACCTTACGGACGCGCGGTCGCAGCTTGTGGTGACCATGTTCGCGCCGCCCGGTACCCCGGTTCTGACCGTGGTCGGCCCGGAGGAACTGGCCGAACGACGGCACCTACGGGTGGCCCACTGA
- a CDS encoding LysR family transcriptional regulator: MRPEGGEENQTILGVTVQNIFVIDSRLRILQMVAEHGSVTAAARVLHYTPSAVSYQLRRLADEVGTDLVVQQGRGIRLTNAARILLRHAERLQEQWELARAELAATGTEPTGQVTLCGFSTAASRLLPPAAADLRDAHPHLTVRIIEAEPDRCFDLLLSEEADLALLVVTADSPPMTDRRFDQRPLLDDPLDLVVPRDHPLTRQRRVTLADAAREPWIVGNPGTTYHQLVLAACMSAGFTPHIAHHADEWGTGTALVAHGFGVILVPRLAQLSEESLVARLPLHGEPAPARRIMAVTRRGAGEIPVLTHAARTITAAATRLLPMH; encoded by the coding sequence GTGCGACCGGAGGGAGGCGAGGAAAATCAGACGATTCTCGGCGTCACCGTGCAAAATATTTTCGTGATTGACTCCCGGCTCCGGATCCTCCAGATGGTCGCCGAGCACGGTTCGGTGACCGCCGCGGCACGGGTGCTGCATTACACCCCCTCCGCCGTCTCCTACCAGTTGCGCCGGCTCGCCGACGAGGTCGGAACGGACCTGGTGGTGCAGCAAGGCCGCGGCATCCGCCTGACGAACGCGGCCCGCATCCTGCTGCGCCACGCGGAGCGCCTTCAGGAACAGTGGGAACTCGCCCGAGCCGAGCTGGCCGCCACCGGTACCGAGCCCACGGGACAGGTCACCCTGTGCGGGTTCTCCACCGCCGCCAGCCGTCTGCTGCCTCCCGCCGCGGCCGACCTGCGCGACGCCCATCCCCATCTCACGGTGCGGATCATCGAGGCCGAACCCGACCGCTGCTTCGACCTGCTGCTCTCGGAAGAAGCCGACCTCGCGCTGCTCGTCGTCACCGCCGATTCACCACCCATGACCGACCGGCGCTTCGACCAGCGGCCGCTGCTGGACGACCCGCTGGACCTGGTCGTCCCCCGGGACCACCCCCTGACCCGGCAGCGGCGGGTCACCCTGGCCGACGCCGCGCGCGAACCGTGGATCGTGGGCAACCCGGGCACGACCTACCACCAGCTGGTGCTCGCCGCCTGCATGAGCGCGGGCTTCACACCCCACATCGCGCACCACGCGGACGAGTGGGGCACCGGAACCGCCTTGGTGGCCCACGGCTTCGGCGTCATCCTCGTACCGCGCCTGGCGCAACTGAGCGAGGAATCGCTGGTGGCGCGTCTCCCGCTGCACGGCGAACCGGCCCCGGCACGCCGCATCATGGCCGTCACCCGCCGCGGAGCCGGCGAGATCCCCGTCCTCACCCACGCCGCGCGGACCATCACCGCGGCCGCCACGCGGTTGCTGCCCATGCACTGA
- a CDS encoding amidase, which produces MEWNFQTAERLAAALRAGEVTSAELTDQAIARIERDDKAINAICVPDFDRARAAARGADQARARGEDRPLLGIPVTVKESYNIAGLPTNWGMPQHRDFMPAEDAVQVSRLKAAGAVVLGKTNVPVGLQDVQSFNEIYGTTNNPWDHGRTPGGSSGGSAAALASGFGALSIGSDIAGSLRAPAHFCGVYAHKPTLGLAASRGMVPPPAPALPADPDLAVVGPMARTARDLMLLLDVMAGPDPLTLGVAYDVTLPPARHERLGDFRVLVLDEHPLIPTGSAVRAGVNRVADALVEAGARVERHSPLLPDLTEAAMLYTQLLFSSQIARFPVEAYEQLRTSAAALSADDQSLDAARLRAMVFSHHDWIGANSRRELHRHGWRQLFAEFDAVVCPITPTPAFPHDHNPDPRERRLDIDGVEYPYFDQLVWAGVATMPGLPATAIPAGRSPEGLPVGVQLIGPMFEDRTPLRLAELLEQKIGGFQPPK; this is translated from the coding sequence ATGGAGTGGAATTTTCAGACGGCCGAAAGACTCGCGGCCGCTTTGCGTGCCGGTGAAGTGACCTCGGCGGAATTGACCGACCAGGCCATCGCCCGTATCGAGCGGGACGACAAGGCGATCAACGCGATCTGTGTGCCGGACTTCGACCGTGCACGGGCCGCCGCGCGCGGTGCCGACCAGGCGCGCGCCCGCGGTGAGGACCGGCCGCTGCTCGGCATTCCGGTGACGGTCAAGGAGTCCTACAACATCGCCGGGCTGCCCACGAACTGGGGCATGCCGCAACACCGCGACTTCATGCCGGCCGAGGACGCGGTGCAGGTGTCGCGGCTCAAGGCCGCGGGCGCGGTGGTGCTCGGTAAGACCAATGTGCCCGTGGGGCTGCAAGATGTGCAGAGCTTCAACGAGATTTACGGCACCACCAATAACCCATGGGATCACGGTCGTACGCCGGGTGGATCCTCCGGCGGATCGGCGGCTGCTCTGGCGTCCGGATTCGGCGCGCTGTCCATCGGCTCCGACATCGCCGGTTCATTGCGCGCCCCCGCGCATTTCTGCGGTGTCTACGCACACAAGCCGACACTCGGGCTGGCGGCGAGCCGCGGTATGGTCCCGCCGCCCGCGCCGGCCTTGCCGGCCGACCCCGACCTCGCCGTCGTCGGCCCGATGGCGCGCACTGCCCGCGACCTCATGCTCCTGCTCGACGTCATGGCAGGACCGGACCCGCTGACGCTCGGTGTGGCGTACGACGTGACGCTGCCGCCCGCGCGCCACGAGCGGCTCGGCGACTTCCGGGTCCTGGTCCTCGACGAGCATCCGCTCATTCCGACCGGGTCCGCTGTACGGGCGGGCGTGAACCGGGTGGCCGACGCGCTTGTCGAGGCCGGTGCCCGCGTCGAACGGCACAGTCCGCTGCTGCCCGATCTGACCGAAGCCGCGATGCTCTACACGCAGTTGCTGTTTTCGAGCCAGATCGCGCGTTTCCCCGTCGAGGCGTACGAGCAGTTGCGGACCAGCGCCGCCGCGCTGAGCGCGGACGACCAGAGTCTCGATGCGGCGCGGCTGCGCGCCATGGTGTTCAGCCACCACGACTGGATCGGGGCGAACAGCCGTCGCGAGCTCCACCGCCACGGCTGGCGGCAGCTCTTCGCCGAGTTCGACGCCGTGGTGTGTCCCATCACGCCCACTCCCGCGTTCCCGCACGACCACAACCCCGATCCGAGGGAACGCCGGCTCGACATCGACGGCGTCGAGTACCCGTACTTCGACCAGCTCGTCTGGGCCGGTGTGGCCACCATGCCCGGCCTGCCCGCCACCGCCATACCAGCGGGCCGGTCCCCCGAGGGTCTGCCGGTGGGAGTGCAGCTCATCGGCCCGATGTTCGAGGACCGCACCCCGCTGCGGCTGGCCGAACTGCTCGAGCAGAAGATCGGCGGCTTCCAGCCGCCGAAGTAG
- a CDS encoding polysaccharide deacetylase: MPTDDLGLPSESWRWPEHTWRGHVDAVRAGRRLVPDRWPGGARVAVALSFDADHETIPLRDGGTSPGLLAQGEYGARAGAPRILDLLARYGVPATFFMPAVSALVHPEEARAYTRDGHELAVHGWIHERNMLLGRDDERDLTARALDTLTTLTGRRPVGIRTPSWDFSDSTLDIMLELGFAYDSSLMADDEPYEIVADGRPTGLVEIPVDWIRDDAPYFTMDRYGSARPHSRPRDVREIWTDEFDAAYRDGGVFQLTLHPHVIGHRSRLVALRELLDHIAAHPGVWYATHAELADTARDVLHGRTTAGSAADTPEHTP, encoded by the coding sequence ATGCCCACAGACGACCTCGGCCTGCCCTCGGAGAGCTGGCGCTGGCCCGAGCACACCTGGCGCGGCCACGTCGACGCGGTCCGCGCCGGGCGGCGGCTGGTCCCGGACCGCTGGCCCGGCGGTGCCCGCGTCGCGGTCGCCCTCTCCTTCGACGCCGACCACGAGACGATCCCGCTGCGCGACGGCGGGACCAGCCCCGGCCTGCTCGCCCAGGGCGAGTACGGAGCCCGCGCCGGCGCCCCGCGGATCCTGGACCTCCTCGCCCGCTACGGCGTCCCCGCGACCTTCTTCATGCCGGCCGTCTCCGCCCTCGTCCACCCCGAGGAGGCCCGCGCCTACACCCGTGACGGGCACGAACTGGCCGTCCACGGCTGGATCCACGAGCGCAACATGCTGCTGGGCCGCGACGACGAGCGGGACCTCACGGCGCGTGCCCTGGACACTCTCACCACGCTGACCGGCCGGCGCCCGGTCGGCATCCGCACCCCGTCCTGGGACTTCTCGGACTCGACCCTCGACATCATGCTCGAGCTGGGCTTCGCCTACGACTCCTCGCTCATGGCCGACGACGAGCCGTACGAGATCGTCGCCGACGGCCGGCCCACCGGCCTGGTGGAGATCCCCGTCGACTGGATCCGGGACGACGCCCCGTACTTCACGATGGACCGCTACGGCTCCGCCCGCCCGCACAGCCGTCCGCGCGACGTACGGGAGATCTGGACGGACGAGTTCGACGCCGCCTACCGGGACGGCGGGGTCTTCCAGCTCACCCTGCACCCGCATGTCATCGGTCACCGCTCGCGTCTGGTGGCGCTGCGGGAGCTTCTCGACCACATCGCCGCTCACCCCGGCGTCTGGTACGCCACGCACGCCGAGCTCGCCGACACGGCCCGCGACGTGCTGCACGGCCGGACCACAGCCGGCTCCGCCGCCGACACTCCGGAGCACACACCATGA
- a CDS encoding short-chain dehydrogenase has translation MTHVLVTGAAGGIGGAIAEEFAAQGAFLTLVDRDRDLAALRRTGARGGTRTAPRAADLTDPGAPTAVVEAAWAEHGPIDILVNAAGVYPSLDMADVDASAWDRLFAVNLRAPVLATAAFARLAIRHGRPGAVVNISSGSALRARPGGGPYASSKAALEMATRAAALELGTHGIRVNAVSPGFIPVDSDCNPVSAQYAEAIGTNPLGRPGTPQDIARAVRWLTGPDASWITGEVLRVDGGSSTGALHLPRIWQPDDTRATAPAPVPTTATAATTTTTTATMTTTATTEEGQTTR, from the coding sequence ATGACCCACGTCCTCGTCACCGGCGCCGCGGGCGGCATCGGCGGGGCGATCGCCGAGGAGTTCGCCGCCCAGGGCGCGTTCCTCACCCTCGTCGACCGCGACCGCGACCTCGCCGCGCTCCGGCGGACCGGGGCGCGGGGCGGAACCCGTACCGCGCCACGGGCCGCGGACCTGACCGACCCCGGCGCGCCCACCGCCGTCGTCGAGGCGGCCTGGGCGGAGCACGGCCCCATCGACATCCTCGTCAACGCGGCGGGCGTCTACCCCTCCCTCGACATGGCCGACGTGGACGCGTCGGCCTGGGACCGGCTGTTCGCCGTCAACCTGCGCGCCCCGGTCCTGGCCACCGCCGCCTTCGCCCGGCTCGCCATCCGCCATGGGCGGCCGGGCGCGGTCGTCAACATCTCCTCCGGCTCCGCGCTGCGCGCCCGCCCCGGCGGAGGCCCGTACGCGAGCTCGAAGGCCGCCCTGGAGATGGCCACCCGCGCCGCCGCGCTGGAACTGGGCACGCACGGCATCCGCGTCAACGCGGTCAGCCCCGGTTTCATCCCGGTGGACAGCGACTGCAACCCCGTCTCCGCCCAGTACGCCGAGGCCATCGGCACCAACCCGCTGGGCCGCCCGGGGACGCCACAGGACATCGCGCGGGCGGTGCGCTGGCTCACCGGCCCCGACGCCTCCTGGATCACCGGCGAGGTGTTGCGAGTGGACGGCGGATCCAGCACGGGCGCCCTGCACCTGCCCCGGATCTGGCAGCCCGACGACACCCGCGCCACTGCGCCCGCCCCGGTGCCGACGACCGCGACCGCCGCGACCACGACCACGACCACCGCGACCATGACCACGACCGCGACCACGGAAGAAGGACAAACAACCCGATGA